The Stieleria maiorica genome includes the window CGTTTGGCCTGTATGGAGGGCGAAGGGGAAGCGGTCGGCGGTCATGAAACGGTCGGCACCAGCACGATCGTGCCGACGCGGGCGATCCAATTGATGGAACGGGCGGTCGACGAGAGTGAAGACACCGTGGACGTCGCGGCGCGTCAAAGTGATCTGTTGTTGCGAACCAAGTCGGCCGTCATCTACTCGCGTCTTGTCGAAGGCCGTTATCCGAACTGGCGCCAGGTGTTGCCCAAACGTGACGATGCCGTCCAACTGGACCTGACCGTCGGCCCCGTCTTTGCCGCCCTGCGTCAAGCGGCGATCGTGACCGACCAAGAAAGCCGCGGCATCGATTTCACCTTCGGCGACGGAACGTTGAAATTGGAAGCAAGCACCAAGGACGTCGGGCAATCACAAATCGAACTGCCGATCGCCTACGACGGTGAACCGATCACACTGACGATGGACCACCGCTACCTGGCGGATTTTTGCAAGGTGCTCGATCGCGAACAAAGCTTTCAAATCGAAATCGAATCCGGATCCTCTCCGGCGTTGATGACCACCGACGACGGCTATTCGTACGTGATCATGCCGATGTCCCGTGATCGTTAGTGGGGGATCGCTGGCGGGCGATTCGTCATGAGCGGCGGCGGGTGGAATGTCCCAGCCGGCCCATTGGCGGTAGAATCAGATCTCCGCTTCGAAAAAACCTCACACCGCTTTCAAGGGAAACCGACTCGTGAACGACGCCTCCGCTTCAACCAGCCAGCTCGACCAACTCAAACAGTTCACCAAAGTGGTCGCGGACACCGGTGATTTCGAATCGATGCGGGAATTCGCACCGCAAGACGCCACGACCAACCCCTCGTTGATCTTGGCCGCATCCGGCCAGCCGCAATACGCCCACCTGATCGAACAGGCGATCGATGAACACGCCGGCGGAACACTGTCCGGACAGGAACGCATCGACAGCATCCTCAATCGTGTGCTGATCCTGTTCGGCAAAGAAATTTTGAAAATCGTTCCCGGGCGGGTGTCGACCGAAGTGGACGCCCGTTTGTCGTTTGACACCCAAGGCACCATCGAACTGGCCCAGCGGCTGATCGACCTGTACGCCGCCGAAGGCATCGACCGGGATCGAGTGCTGATCAAAATCGCGTCGACGTGGGAAGGCATCCGGGCGGCCGAAGTGCTGGAAAAGGAAGGCATTCACTGCAATTTGACGCTGCTGTTTTCGCTGCCCCAAGCGATCGCCTGTGCCGAAGCCAAGGTGCAATTGATCTCGCCCTTCGTCGGCCGGATCTATGACTGGTACAAGAAGTCGACCGGCCAGGAATACAGCGGTGCGGACGATCCCGGCGTCCAATCGGTCCGCCAGATCTACCAGTACTACAAGAAGTTTGGTTACAAGACGGAAGTCATGGGGGCCAGCTTCCGCAACGTCGGCCAGATCATCGAATTGGCCGGCAGTGACTTGTTGACGATCAGCCCCAATCTGCTGGCGGAATTGCAATCGTCGACCGATCCGATCGAAAAGAAATTGGACGAAGCGGCGGCCAAGCAGAGTGACGTCGAGAAGGTGTCGATGGATGAGAACACGTTCCGGTTCCAGCTGAACGAAGATGCGATGGCGACCGAGAAAACGGCCGAGGGGATCCGCCGCTTTGCCGCCGACATCCGCAAGCTGGAAACGATGATCAGCGAAAAAGCTGAAGCCACTGTTTAGCCGCTGCCACTGTTGAAACACCGCCGATGAACCGACCGTCGGATCCGCCCAAGCCCCGCGTGCAATCGATCGGCTCACTGGTCAGTCAGTTGATCTCGCGGCGCGGGTACGCCCAGATCGCCGCAACGGACCAATTCCACGAAGCGATCGCCGCGGCGGTCGGCAAGGAACTGGCGGCGGAAGTCACCGTCGGGAAACT containing:
- a CDS encoding DUF721 domain-containing protein: MNRPSDPPKPRVQSIGSLVSQLISRRGYAQIAATDQFHEAIAAAVGKELAAEVTVGKLNRGVLKVFAKDSVTIQELTFQKRSIIKHITKQLPDAKVSDIRFAVLTK
- the tal gene encoding transaldolase; amino-acid sequence: MNDASASTSQLDQLKQFTKVVADTGDFESMREFAPQDATTNPSLILAASGQPQYAHLIEQAIDEHAGGTLSGQERIDSILNRVLILFGKEILKIVPGRVSTEVDARLSFDTQGTIELAQRLIDLYAAEGIDRDRVLIKIASTWEGIRAAEVLEKEGIHCNLTLLFSLPQAIACAEAKVQLISPFVGRIYDWYKKSTGQEYSGADDPGVQSVRQIYQYYKKFGYKTEVMGASFRNVGQIIELAGSDLLTISPNLLAELQSSTDPIEKKLDEAAAKQSDVEKVSMDENTFRFQLNEDAMATEKTAEGIRRFAADIRKLETMISEKAEATV
- the dnaN gene encoding DNA polymerase III subunit beta yields the protein MKISCSREPLTNAFSLAASVAPARSPKEILQNVKITASGGKLTLTATDMEVGIRLEVEEGVEIETEGTALLPVQRTMAILRESNDETLTLLTDDSGIQVSGARSKFRLPGSNPDEFPPVVSFEEEKYHVISTRFFRSMVRRTVFATDTDNSRFALGGVLLELVGNSVTAVGTDGRRLACMEGEGEAVGGHETVGTSTIVPTRAIQLMERAVDESEDTVDVAARQSDLLLRTKSAVIYSRLVEGRYPNWRQVLPKRDDAVQLDLTVGPVFAALRQAAIVTDQESRGIDFTFGDGTLKLEASTKDVGQSQIELPIAYDGEPITLTMDHRYLADFCKVLDREQSFQIEIESGSSPALMTTDDGYSYVIMPMSRDR